A genomic segment from Nicotiana tabacum cultivar K326 chromosome 9, ASM71507v2, whole genome shotgun sequence encodes:
- the LOC107831112 gene encoding uncharacterized protein LOC107831112, translated as MYSRHRIKWGALTEAKAQELRVKLVTMGAWRSSGDASAIRTMTAQCIRKDAREVLGISKGYSSGHKGDWWWNGEVQEKVDTKKAVYLKLVESVDKEEKRANREHYKLVKKEANIVVTAAKTAVFSRLYKELEGRSGDKRLFRLAKGSAFSPFLFALVMDVLTHYIQGKVLWCMLFAYDIVLINEM; from the exons ATGTATAGCCGACATAGGATAAAGTGGGGAGCCTTAACGGAAGCTAAAGCGCAGGAGTTGCGGGTCAAACTGGTGACTATGggggcttggaggagtagtggggacgcaagcgCTATTAGGACCATGACTGCGCAGTGCATTAGGAAAGACGCGAGAGAGGTATTAGGGATCTCAAAGGGTTACTCTAGTGGTCACaagggagactggtggtggaatggagaggtgcAAGAAAAAGTGGATACCAAGAAAGCAGTGTATTTGAAGCTAGTGGAAAGTGTAGACAAGGAGGAGAAGAGGGCGAATAGGGAGCATTATAAGTTGGTTAAGAAAGAGGCTAATATAGTAGTTACCGCGGCAAAGACTGCAGTTTTTAGTCGTCTGTATAAGGAACTCGAGGGCCGAAGTggggataagaggttgttcaggttagccaag gggtcagCATTCAGCCCGTTTTTGTTTGCTCTTgtgatggacgtactgacgcACTACATTCAAGGGAAGGTGttgtggtgcatgctatttgcatatgatattgtattgattaaTGAGATGTGA